In the genome of Polynucleobacter sp. TSB-Sco08W16, the window GCCATTGCTTCCTTTGGCATGATCTATAAATTGACCATACCAGCGAGTTTGCACAATGAGAGGCTCAGGATCATCGGCACTATTTACAAATACGAGTGCACAAACATAATGCGCGCCTCGATCTGATTGATTTTTTAATTCCTCAATCAGCTTTTGGTTATTGGCAGCATCATTGGCTGGCTCTCCCGCAAAGCGCGCTGATAACACGCCAGGCTGTCCATTTAAGGCATGCGCACAAATACCGGAGTCATCCGCTAATGCAGGAAGACCGCTCGCTGCACTGGCATGACGTGCTTTAGCAAGGGCATTTTCAACAAAGGTGTGATGAGGCTCTTCTGCCGAGGGAATGCCTAATTCTCCTTGCGGAATTACTTGGAAATCCAAGGGCGCTAATAAAGCTTGAAACTCCCGTACCTTGCCAGCGTTATTAGAAGCGAGAACGAGCTTTTGCATAGGATTATTTCAGTGCTTCGATCTGTAATTGAGTGAGCTCTTGAATTCCTAACTCGGCCAAATCTAGCAGGGCAGTTAACTCACTTCTAGAGAAGGCGGCTCCTTCAGCTGTGCCTTGCACTTCAATCATGCCACCTTTACCAGTCATGACAACATTCATATCGGTGTCGCATGAAGAGTCTTCTGGATAATCTAAATCCAGTACTGGAACACCTTGATAGATACCCACAGAGATAGCTGCAACACTATCAATGATCGGATCTTGTGTGAGAGCGCCACTTTTCAGTAGTTGGTTAACGGCATCGCGTGCTGCAACATAAGCACCAGTAATGGAAGCGGTTCGTGTACCACCATCCGCTTGCAATACATCGCAATCTAAATGAATCGTGCGTTCACCCAAGATTTCTAAATTGAAGACGCTGCGCATTGCACGGCCAATGAGACGCTGAATTTCTTGAGTGCGACCCGATTGCTTGCCGCGAGCCGCTTCACGATCACTGCGGGTATGAGTGGAGCGGGGCAGCATGCCGTATTCCGCCGTAACCCACCCTTCGCCAGAACCGCGCTTGTGAGGAGGCACCTTATCGAGGATGCTGGCGGTACACAAAACCTTGGTATCACCAAAAGCAATCAAAACGGAGCCTTCAGCATGTTTAGTAAAGCTGCGAGAGATTGTAACGGGACGCAAGTCTTTTGGTTTGCGACCGCTTGGGCGGTTGACGGTGCTTGAATTTGGGCTGCTCATGGATTTGTCCTAAAGGGGCTATAAAGAATCTACAATGTCCCTATGATATCGAGCATGACTGGTTATGGCAGCGCTTCTCGTCAAGTCTCCCTAGGAGCTGGCGTAGTTGCTGATCTGCAGGTGGAATGTCGGGCTGTTAACAGCCGCTTTCTGGATTTAGGCTTTCGTCTGCCGGACGAATGTCGCGGGGCGGAGCCCGCCTTGCGAGAAATGGCTACCCAAAGCCTTTTCCGGGGTAAGGTAGAGTTTCGGGCGGCATGGCGGGTCAATAGTGGTGCCGCAGGGGCTGCCAAGAGCAATCCCCATGCCTTAGGGGCAATTAATAAAGATCGCCTAGATGCGCTCTATACCCTTCAAGAAAAAGCCCAAGAAGCCTTTCCAAAAGCGCAAGAGATGAGTATTGCTGAAGTCCTGCGTTGGCCCGGGATTGTTTCTGAGCCTCGTGGGGAAGAAGAGGGCTGGATTGCTGCAACGGTTGAAGCTGGACGTGCCGCCTTAGAGGCGCTCATGAGCAGTCGACATGCAGAAGGACAAGCTTTGGTTGGTGTATTGACCAACATTACTAAAAAGATGCGCGAGATCGTCAAAGCAATTGAGCCTAAGGTTCCTGAATATGTCGCGCAATATCAAGAAAAACTCACCGAACGCTTATCAGAAGCATTGGCTGCGCAAGAACAAGCTAAGGCCGGCACAGAACTCATGGAGCGTATTCGTCAGGAAGTGGTTCTCTATGCTGTGCGTATTGATGTGGCGGAAGAGTTTGCGCGCTTAAAGACCCATCTACAGGCTGTTGACACCGCATTAGCTGGTAAGGGACCGGTAGGTAAGCGCTTAGATTTTCTAATGCAAGAACTCAATCGCGAAGCTAATACCCTCAGCTCCAAATCGGTTTCTGAGGAATGCACGCAAGCAGCCCTTGAGTTGAAGCTGCTTATTGAGCAAATGCGTGAGCAAGTGCAAAATCTGGAATGATGAGTCATTCATAATCCGTACAATTGATCTATGACTAGTCCAAATTTGACCCCTTCTTATCAAGGCAGTATGTTGATGATTGTGGCGCCATCTGGTGCGGGTAAGTCTTCCCTAGTCAATGCGCTATTAAAAGAAGATGCTGGATTAAAACTATCCTTATCCACTACGACGCGTTCACCAAGACCCGGTGAAGTCGATGGCAAGGATTATCGGTTTGCCTCTAAAGAAGATTTCATTGTTGAAAGAGACCAAGGTCATTTTCTAGAATGGGCAGAAGTGCATGGTCATTTTTATGGCACTTCAAAACCTTGGATCGAATCTCAGATGCAAGCGGGTAGTGATGTGATGCTCGAGATCGATTGGCAGGGCGCACAACAAATTCGCAAACTCATTCCATCGGTGCAGTGGATCTTTATTTTCCCTCCCTCGATTGAAGCTTTAGAGGAGCGTTTGCGTAAACGTGGCCAGGATGATGAAGCCACCATTCAAAGACGTTTAGCTGCTGCCCATATCGAGTTGCAGCATGCCCATGAGGCCGATTACATCGTGGTGAACGATTCTTTTGATCAGGCTCTAGTCGACCTCAAGCATATTTTGGCTTCCAGCCGACTACGCTCTGGACCCAGTATGGCCCGAAATCCAGCTCTTTTAAGGCGCCTTGGGGTTTAATCAGTTATCCTATAGGTATTGAAGCTAAATTAAGTGAGTCCAGCATGGCCCGTATTACTGTAGAAGATTGCCTGAAAACCATTCCAAATCGTTTTGAACTCGTATTGGCTGCGACATATCGCGCTCGTCAATTGGTTCAAGGTCACTCCCCACGTGTTGAGTCCAGAGATAAAGCTACAGTAGTTGCTTTGCGCGAAGTAGCTGCTGGTGTTACTGACCGTGACATGTTGACCAAAGTTCCTTTGTAATTTAGGAGTTCCGGTGTGGAGCTCCCTTTAGGAACAACCAAGACATCGGAATTAGTAGGAGGGGTCTCGCCCAATGAGGCCTCCTTTGGGGTAGCTCAAAAAGATTTACTCGTTACCCCATCAGATACATCTCTAGGTAGTCATTCTCAAAACGGCAAGAAGTCGATCATTGCGACTTTGTTGGCTCAGTCGAGCCGTCATTTGTTTGGACCAACCTCTGCGCCTGCTTTACCTCTTAAACATCAGGTGGTTTCAATTGAGGGCTTGCTCTCGAAACTTACCTATCTCAAGCCTGAAGAGATCGTCCAAGTAAAAAAAGCCTTTCAGTTTTCTGATGCGGCTCACTTAGGTCAGTATCGCCACAGTGGCGAGCCTTACATCACCCATCCTGTAGCCGTTGCAGAACTCTGCGCTACCTGGCGCTTAGATGCCCCTTCAATCATGGCGGCGCTCTTGCATGATGTGATTGAGGATACGGGTTGCACTAAAGCCGATTTAGTAGAAAAGTTTGGCAATAAGGTGGCTGAGCTAGTTGAGGGTCTGACTAAGCTCGACAAATTGGAATTCCAAAGTCATGCAGAAGCTCAGGCTGAGAGTTTCCGCAAAATGTTTATGGCGATGGCGCGAGATGTTCGCGTCATTCTTGTGAAGCTAGCAGACCGCACTCACAATATGCGCACGCTTGATGCTGTGCCGATGGAAAAGCGCCGTAGGGTAGCTGCAGAAACCATTGAGATTTATGCCCCCATTGCGCATCGCCTTGGATTAAATATCATCTATCGTGATTTGCAGGATCTGAGTTTCCGTTACTCGATGCCAATGCGCTTTCGGGTCATTGAAGGAGCCGTAAAGCGGGCGCGTGGCAATCGTAAGGAGATGGTTGAAAAGATTTTGCAAGCCTCTCGTATGGCTTTTGCAAAAGCTAATCTAGAGGTCGATCTACGCGGTCGTGAAAAAACGCTTTATAGCATCTACAACAAGATGCGCGCTAAGCACGTCAGCTTTTCTCAAGTGTTAGATGTCTATGCATTCCGTGTCACGGTTGGCAGCATAGATGAATGCTATCGTTCCTTAGGTATCTTGCATTCTCTTTTTAAGCCGATGCCAGGTAAGTTTAAGGATTACATTGCGATTCCGAAACTCAACGGCTATCAATCCCTACACACCACTTTATTAGGGCCATCTGGTGTGCCGGTTGAGTTCCAGATTCGCACTACCGATATGCACGCCGTAGCAGAAGCGGGCGTTGCAGCGCATTGGGCTTATAAAGACGGATCGCCTGATATGAGCGAAGTACAAAACCGCGCTCATCAATGGCTCCAATCTTTGATTGATATTCAAGATAGCAGTGGCGACTCACAAGAATTCTTAGAGCACGTCAAAATCGATTTATTCCCGGATGCGGTTTATGTGTTTACGCCCAAGGGGCAAATTCGTGCACTTCCTAGGGGCGCTACCGCTCTTGACTTTGCTTATTCAATTCATAGTGACTTGGGTAACACCTGTGTCGCCGTCAAAGTAAATGGTCTGCAATTACCACTTCGCAGCGAGCTGAAGAATGGCGACATTATTGAAGTCGTGACTTCAGGTAATTCACAGCCGAATCCTGGCTGGCTGGCATTTGTACGAACAGGTAAAGCTCGTGCATCGATTCGCCATTCATTAAAGACGAAACATTACTCAGAATCACTACAGTTGGGTGAGCGATTGCTTGCCAATGGCCTGCGCCAGCAAGGCGTAGATGCTGCATTACTAACCCCCGAGATTTGGGAAAAACTCATGCACTGGACGGGTGATAAAACCCGCGAAGAGGCATGCGTCAATATCGCCCTTGGTCGCCGTTCTCCTCAAGAGCTGGCGATTCGTCTCAAGATCTTGATTGATGATGAGGGTGGGGGTGAGCAGATGCGTCTTGGTGCCGCAGATTGGGTTGCGCCAAACCAAGAATCACATCAGCATCAGCGTCAGGCTATCCTAGTCGATGGTCGAGAGGGCAATTCGATTCACTTCCAATCTTGCTGTCATCCAATTCCAGGCGACGGCATCATTGGTTACCTTGGAAAGGGTGAGGGCCTGCAAGTTCATATCCATGACTGCTCTGTTGCACTCCGAATGCTTTCTAAAGATAGCGATAAGTGGGTGGAGGTTGAGTGGGCTAAGGAGCTCAATCGAGAATTTGAAGTTGACCTAGCAATCGATACACGTCAAGGTAAGGGTGTCTTGGCACGCGTGGCTAGTAGCGTTACTTCTGCCGACTCCAATATTATGAATGTCTCGATGGAAGATCGCTTTAAAGAAGACTCCGTAACTATTCGCTTCACCATTCAAGTCTATGACCGCCTGCACTTATCTAAAGTGATGCGTAGCTTGCGTACGAACCCAGATGTCATGCGCGTGACTCGTACGCGCGCTCTTTGAATGAACTATAAATACTGAACATCTAGTATTTCTATTTCAGTAGGGCCCGTTGGCGTTTGAATCGTCACGCAATCACCCAATCTTGCTTTGATCAAAGCTTTGGCAATGGGCGATACCCAGCTCACGTGGTTTTTCTCTAAGTCGACCTCATCGACACCCACAATAGTGATGGTGGTCTCTTTTCCCGCATTCTTGCCCTCTAGAGGGGAGTAAGACACGGTAGCCCCAAAAAAGATCTGCTCAGCATCAGCATCACCGGTTTTTCTCGCCAAATTATCGACAACAACAGCAAATTCAAGGCGTTTATTGAGGAAGCGAATACGTCGATCAATCTCCCGAAGTCGCTTCTTTCCGTAGATATAGTCCCCATTTTCCGACCGGTCACCATTGCTGGCCGCCCAGTGCACAACCTTCACAACCTCAGGCCGATCAAGGTTTAGAAGCTGTAGGAGCTCGGTTTTAATCCGCTCGTGACCAGCGGGGGTGATGTAGTTCTTCTCTTCCATGGCATAATTATGGCTGTTGCGGCTGTAGCTCAGCTGGATAGAGTACTTGGCTACGAACCAAGGGGTCGTGGGTTCAATTCCTGCCAGCCGCACCAACTTATGCAGGGCCTAGTTGAAAAACTGGGCCCTTTTTCTTTTTTAGCATTTCACATAGGTTTCTTGTAGATACCTTATAGTCTCGATATGAGCGTTTCTGACACTATTTCCGCCGTTAATCCTTCTGCTAGTGCCCCAGTGGCAGTTTGGTCACTCATCGACGCCTCTAACGCCAAGGTCGGTTTGAGTGGAAAAGTGAATATCTACACCTTAGGTGGAATCTGGACTCAGATTCGTAATGCACAGGACGCTTGGTTAGCGCAAATTCCACAAGACAAGATTCAATCTGCATCCCTCACGTTTGATGCATCACAAGTATCTTCTTTGGATGGAGCAGGTATTGCATTTTTGATTGGCGTAGAAGAAGCGCAGCAGAAGGTGGGCGCGAATTTTTCTTTGATAGGGTTAGATTCTCGTTATGAGCCGATGCTCCACGAATTTGATCCAATCACCAATTTATTTCCAACGCCAGCAGTTAAACCCAAAAGAAGTTTTGTGGTTAGTACCGGCATGGCTGCGCAGAACCTGATTGATGACACACGTGGACTGATTACATTTACAGGACACTTAGCGGCAGATTTATTTTGGTCCATTCGTCACATTAAACAAGTGCGTTGGGGCGATTTTGTTAATGCAGCCGTAGAGGCTGGTATCGCTGCTTTACCTATCGTAGGCCTCGTGGCATTTCTGATCGGTGTGATCTTGTCCTTCCAGGCGGCTATTGGCATGAAGCAGTTCGGGGCCACCACTTTTGTAGGCCCCTTAGCTGCTCTAGGGATCGTACGTGAGATGGGACCTTTAATTACCGCAATCTTGCTCGCCGGTCGTTCATCTGCTGCTTTTGCTGCAGAAATTGGCACCATGACAGTCAATAACGAGGTTGATGCATTGGTAACGGGCGGTCTTAGTCCAATCCGTTTCTTAGTGGTTCCACGAGTGCTAGCTGGCATTTTGGTTGCGCCAATTCTGACGCTCTTTGCCGATATTGTGAGCATCATCGCTTCTATGTTCACGATGTTGATTTATGGCATCCCATTTATTAATTTTTATAACGGCATGCTCAATGCGGTGGACGTTGAAGATATTTGCTCAGGTCTTATTAAGGCTACCTTATTTGGTATTGTGATTTCAGCGATGGGTTGTCTACGTGGTATGCAAACCGGTACTGGTGCTGCAGCAGTAGGTATTTCTGCAACGCGCGCAGTAGTCAGTAGTATTGTGATGATCGTGTTGGTTGACGGTATCTTCGCCTTCATTTCTTATAAGACGGGTTTCTGATGAATACACCAGTGACCGCACCAAGCGCTCCATACGCAATCGAAGTTAAAGACCTGACCGTAGGTTATGGATCGAATATTTTGATGAAGGATCTGAACTTTACTGTTAATAACGGAGAAATCTTTGTTATTTTGGGAGGCTCAGGTTGCGGTAAGTCCAGTCTTCTCAAAAATATCTTTGGCCTTTATCAACCCTTGTCAGGGGACGTGTTGATTGAGGGTCAAAACATCACTGCATCACAGGGTGCAGAGCGCCAAAAAATCATGACGAGCTTTGGGGTGATGTATCAGCAGGGCGCACTGTTTGGTTCTATGAACCTACTCGATAATGTGACATTGTTCATGCAGGAATACACCCAACTCACTCAGAGCCAGATGAATCTGCTGGCCCGCTGCAAGCTCGACCTAGTTGGCTTGTTGCCTTATGAAACTTATATGCCGAGCGATATCAGTGGCGGTATGCAAAAGCGTGCAGCGATTGCAAGGGCGATGGCGCTGGATCCAAAAATTTTGTTCTTAGATGAGCCGTCTGCAGGTCTCGACCCTATTACCTCAGCAGATTTGGATCAAACCATTTTGGACTTATCTAAAAACCTCGGCATTACCTTTGTAATTGTTTCGCATGAGTTGGCCAGTATTTATACGATTGCCGATAAGGTGATTATGTTAGATAAAACCGCTAAGGGGATCATTGCAGAAGGTGACCCCAAAGTATTACGTGACACCAGCCCCGATCCTCGGGTGCGTCAATTCTTTAATCGCATTACGACTAAGGACGCAGCATGAGTACTAACTCCAATCCTAATTATTTCCGCCTTGGCGCTTTTGTGCTTGCCGCAATCGGTGTCTTGATCGCGGTAATTTTGATCTTTGGTTCAGGCCAGCTATTCAAAAAATCCTTCATGATCGAAACCTATATTAAGCAATCGGTCACGGGATTGGATACGGGTGCTACAGTCCGATTTAGAGGAGTCAAAATTGGTCAGGTGACCCAGATTGGCTTGTCGGGCGACATCTACGAGCAAGACGTACCTTTTCAAGATCGCCGTCAGTATGTAGTGGTGCGGATGCAGATTATGGGTGAAACTGTTAATGAAGACCTGATTAAAGAATTTGTTAAGAACAATCTTCGCGCACAGGTGAAGTCTCAAGGCATTACAGGTGTCAACTATATTGAATTTAACTTTACCCCTGTCGCGCAAACCTATCCACCTCTACCCTATGATTGGAAGTCAAAATATCCTGTTATTCCTTCCTTGCCTAATCAAGCCGACCAAATTATTGAAGGCATCCAGAAGCTGATCGATGGCTTAAACCAGGTCAATATAGATGGGACACAGAAAAAATTTGACACGCTGTTAACCAATCTCAATACGATGATGGCAGGCACAGGCAAGGATAACGATGGCTTGATTCAATCTGTTAAGCAGATGAATATCATCATGGAGCGCATCGCGAAAGTGACAGATAAAGATGAGCTCAATGTACTAATGCGTGAGTTGGTTGGTTCAATGGTCGCTTTACGCCAAACCATTACCAGTATGCAGGGCGATACCCAATTCACGGTTGAGAATCTGAAGCAGACCGCAGAGCAGTTAAATGAGTTCACTCGAATTGCTAGCCAATCACCGTCTAGCTTGATTTGGGGTGAGGTGCCAGCAAAAATTACGCTGCCTATGAATGGTATTCAAGCTCAGTCAGGAGCTGCTAAATGATCAAATTTGTTCTTGCATGCATTTTGGTAGTCGGTTTAGGCGCCTGTTCCTTACCAACTCGTGGCCCTGTAACGCCAACTAGCTGGGTCGTTGCTCCACAACGTACTGGAGCTCCACTGAAAGAGCGTTCCGATTTTTGGCTTAAGGTTGGTGCAGTGAGTGTTGCGTCACCCTATGATGGTAAGTCTTTGGTGTATCGCCTCACAGATCAGCGATACGAAAAGGATTTTTATAACATTTACTCAACGATTCCATCGGAGATGATCAGCAACTCTGAGCGTGAATGGTTCAATAAGGCCGGTATTTTTTCTGCAACAGTCGGTCAGAACACCAGCCTCTTTCCTTACTACACCCTACAAGCTACTGTGAATGAGTTTTACGGCGACTATCGCGTAAGGCCTGAAGCGGTTGTTAGTGTTGAGTTCTTTCTCACCGTTACCAACAGTGGAAAAAGCAATCCCTTGATTGGTGCAAATCGTTACACCAAACGCATTGCTCTCAAAGACAATACACCTGAGGCGCTTGTGTTGGGTCAGCAGCAAGCGCTTGCTGAAATCTTGAAGCAATATGAAGAGCAGCTTTACAAATATGCTGGCAATTTACCAAAACCAATGGGGCAGTAAGTTGAACAAACGTATTTCATTCAAATCTATTTTTAATCATTTTGTTCCTTTTGCTTTTTTGATATTAGGCTCGGGATTGAGCCTTTCAGTTCAAGCAGATGGCTTTCCCAATAAACCGATACGCTTGGTTGTACCATTTGCGCCGGGGGGAAGCACGGACATCATTGCCCGCGCAGTAGGGGATGCATTGGGTCGGCAGCTAGGTCAACCTGTCATTGTTGATAACAAGGCAGGTGGCGGGGGTTCTGTTGGTGCTTTAGAGGTGATGCGCGCTCCCAAGGATGGTTACACCATCGGCATGGCAACCGTCTCGACAACTGCTGCAAATCCTGCGATCAACCCTAAGATAGGCTACGACCCAATTACGGATTTCACGGCCATTAGTAATATTGCCGCCACTCCAAACATCATCGCTGTAAACCCGTCCTTTCCTGCAAAAGATTTCAAAACCTTTATGGCAGTGTTAAAGGCTAATCCCGGTAAGTATTCTTACTCAAGCTCCGGTACAGGGGGCATTGGCCATCTCCAAACAGAGCTATTTAAAAGCTTAACTGGTGTATTTATCGTCCACATTCCTTACCGTGGAGCAGGTCCTGCATTGGCCGATACCGTTGGCGGTCAAGTCTCGATGATTTTCGATAACTTGCCTTCTTCATTTCCATTTATCAAAGATGGCAAGCTTGTACCAATAGTGATTGCTGCGCCTAAGCGCTTAGCGCAACTTCCAAATGTGCCTACATTTACAGAGGTTGGTTTAGCTCCCGTTAACCGCATGGCTTACTACGGATTTTTAGGCCCCGCTGGCATGCCTAAAGATATCGTTGACAAATACTATGCTGCACTCAAGGTGGTGGTGAATGATCCCGCTGTCAAAAAGCGAATTGAAGACACGGGCTCTTTGATTAACGTGAATGGACCAGAGGCTTTTTCAAAAGAAATTAAAGCTGAATACGCGGTTTATAAAGAAGTGGTTGCTAAGCAAAAATTAGTTTTAGATTAATAAGCAACTCACGAATAGCCAAAGTAAAAATAAAACATTATTAGTGGGGGCAGTATGGATTTAGGTATCAAGGGTAAAGTGGCTTTAGTGTTGGCGTCTAGCCGAGGCTTGGGTCAAGCAATGGCGGTCTCTCTCGCGCGTGAGGGTGTCAAGGTTGCTGTTACTGGACGCAATCCAGAGGGTTTGCAAAAGTCCGTTGAGTTGATTCAAGCAGCAGGCGGCGTTGCGTTAGCGTTGAGCTGGGACTTATCGGATGCATCCGTTATTGATGGCCTAGTTTCTCAAGTTGAGAAAGAGCTGGGACCGATTGATATTCTGATTAACAATACAGGTGGACCTCCGCCGACTCCAGCAGCTGGACAAGATCCTGCTCTTTGGCAAAAGAGTTTTAATGACATGGTCTTATCCTTGATTGCCATTACAGATCGAGTTTTACCTGGCATGCGTCAACGTAAGTGGGGTCGCATTATTACGAGTACCACTTCTGGTGCGATTGCCCCGATTAAAAACTTAGCTATTTCGAATACATTGCGTGCCGCTTTATTGGCATGGTCAAAGACTCTGGCTGCAGAAGTTGCTGCTGAGGGCGTAACTGTGAACATCATCATGCCTGGTCGTGTCGCTACTGATCGTTTGCGTCAGCTAGATGAAGCCAGGGCTAAGCGTGAGAACACTAGCTACGAGGAAGTTGTGAAAGCGAGTTTGCGTCAAATCCCAGCAGGACGTTACGGCGATCCCCAGGAATACGGTGATGCCGCAGCGTTTTTAGCTAGTCAGAATGCTTCTTTTATCACTGGCACTGTCATGCGCATTGATGGCGGCCAGATACAGGCAATTTGATCCATCTTCTATCTAGCCTTATTCAAGGCTTGAAGCAAGACCTTCGCTCCAAGGAGTTAAGGTGGTTGTTGGTGGCGTTAATTTTATCGGTCAGCGCTTTAACCAGCGTGAGTTTTCTGGCTGATCGCATGCATCGGGCTTTTGAATTTGATGCGCGCCAACTTTTAGCTTCGGATCTTTTAATTGTTGCGGATCAGCCGATTCCTGAAGTTTTTCTTCAGGAGGCACAAAGCCAACAACTCCGGACTGCCCAAACAGTGGTATTTCCGAGTATGACTAGTAGTGGTGAACAGAGCAAGCTATCTTCAGTAAAGGCTGTTAGCTCTACCTATCCTTTAAGGGGCTCACTGCAGGTTGAGCCGCCACCGAATATTGCATCGGGACCTATTAGCGGCTCTGTCTGGGTCGATCCAGCGCTGTTAACAAATCTACATACCCATCTAGGCGACTCTTTACGGCTTGGCGATCATCAGTTTGTAATTTCTGGTGTTTTAATGCGCGAGCTTGATCGCGGCGCTGGTTTTATGAACTTTGCACCACGAGTCATGATGTCTTTAGATGACCTAGAGTCCACCGGTCTGATCGGTCCTGGGAGTCGGGTGACGTATCGATTGTTGTTGGCTGGTAGCGATGAGCAAATAAGGCTTTATCAGAAGTGGGCTGCAAACTATATTGATGCTCAAAAGTTACGCGGTGTGCGGATTGAGACTTTGGAAAATGCACAACCCATGATGCGCAAAACACTCGAACGGGCAGAGCAATTTTTATCGCTCATTGCATTGCTCACTGCCATGATTGCAGCTGTAGCGATATCTTTGTCGGCGCGACGCTATATGATCGGTCAAGCCGATTCCTGTGCGGCACTGAAGTGTTTCGGCGCTACAAGTGCTACGATTTTAAAAAAACAAATGAAAACGTTGTTGGCACTAGGACTATTTGCTGCGCTAGTGGGTTCTGGTTTGGGTTATTTAGTTCAAGAGCTGCTTACTAGGCTATTAGGCAGCTTGATGGTGGGTAATTTACCGGGCATTTCAGTACAGCCAGTGTTATGGAGTGTCCTGTTTACATGGTTCTTATTGCTGGGATTTGCTGGGGCGCCCATCATGGGCTTGGCTAAGGTTTCACCCATGCGCTTAATTCGGAAAGAGTTTGAAATTACGAAGCTTGCCTCTATGTGGGTTGCCATCCTTGGTTTGCTAAGCTGTGCGGTTCTTATTTGGGTTGCGGCGCGCGATGCAAAATTGGCGCTTTGGGTTGGTTTGAGCTTTGCAGGAGCTATTTTCATTTTCTCGATAGCTGCCCGTTTGGTTTTATGGCTTCTCTCAAATATCAATACCCAACACTTTGCACTGCGTTTTACGATTACGGCAATGGGCCGTAGATCTGCCTTTGCGGTAATGCAAATTACTGCCTTGGGAATTGCCTTAATGGCCATCCTGCTTATTCTTCTCTTGCGCCAGGATTTGCTCAGTACTTGGCAAGGCAATATTCCAGCTAATGCTCCGAATCGCTTCATGATTAATATTCAGGGCGATCAGAAGACGGCTATTGCGCAAGCGCTTGAAGCGGGCGGAGTATCTAAACCAGATTTTTATCCCATGGTGAGAGGGCGTCTTATTGCTGTGAATGGCTTAGATGTATCGCCGGCAGATTTTTCAGAAGAAAATGCCAAGCGCCTCATCGATCGTGAATTCAATTTGTCTTATACAGAGCAGTTGCCATTAGGTAATCGAATTGTGTCCGGCCAATGGATTGCCGGTGATAGCCCACAAATCTCCATGGAAACTGGGATTGCCAAA includes:
- the rdgB gene encoding RdgB/HAM1 family non-canonical purine NTP pyrophosphatase, which produces MQKLVLASNNAGKVREFQALLAPLDFQVIPQGELGIPSAEEPHHTFVENALAKARHASAASGLPALADDSGICAHALNGQPGVLSARFAGEPANDAANNQKLIEELKNQSDRGAHYVCALVFVNSADDPEPLIVQTRWYGQFIDHAKGSNGFGYDPHFLLPELGLTAAELEPTKKNVISHRGQALRELITQLKSRA
- the gmk gene encoding guanylate kinase, which produces MTSPNLTPSYQGSMLMIVAPSGAGKSSLVNALLKEDAGLKLSLSTTTRSPRPGEVDGKDYRFASKEDFIVERDQGHFLEWAEVHGHFYGTSKPWIESQMQAGSDVMLEIDWQGAQQIRKLIPSVQWIFIFPPSIEALEERLRKRGQDDEATIQRRLAAAHIELQHAHEADYIVVNDSFDQALVDLKHILASSRLRSGPSMARNPALLRRLGV
- the rpoZ gene encoding DNA-directed RNA polymerase subunit omega, producing the protein MARITVEDCLKTIPNRFELVLAATYRARQLVQGHSPRVESRDKATVVALREVAAGVTDRDMLTKVPL
- a CDS encoding YicC/YloC family endoribonuclease, with translation MISSMTGYGSASRQVSLGAGVVADLQVECRAVNSRFLDLGFRLPDECRGAEPALREMATQSLFRGKVEFRAAWRVNSGAAGAAKSNPHALGAINKDRLDALYTLQEKAQEAFPKAQEMSIAEVLRWPGIVSEPRGEEEGWIAATVEAGRAALEALMSSRHAEGQALVGVLTNITKKMREIVKAIEPKVPEYVAQYQEKLTERLSEALAAQEQAKAGTELMERIRQEVVLYAVRIDVAEEFARLKTHLQAVDTALAGKGPVGKRLDFLMQELNREANTLSSKSVSEECTQAALELKLLIEQMREQVQNLE
- the rph gene encoding ribonuclease PH, whose amino-acid sequence is MSSPNSSTVNRPSGRKPKDLRPVTISRSFTKHAEGSVLIAFGDTKVLCTASILDKVPPHKRGSGEGWVTAEYGMLPRSTHTRSDREAARGKQSGRTQEIQRLIGRAMRSVFNLEILGERTIHLDCDVLQADGGTRTASITGAYVAARDAVNQLLKSGALTQDPIIDSVAAISVGIYQGVPVLDLDYPEDSSCDTDMNVVMTGKGGMIEVQGTAEGAAFSRSELTALLDLAELGIQELTQLQIEALK
- a CDS encoding bifunctional (p)ppGpp synthetase/guanosine-3',5'-bis(diphosphate) 3'-pyrophosphohydrolase; its protein translation is MELPLGTTKTSELVGGVSPNEASFGVAQKDLLVTPSDTSLGSHSQNGKKSIIATLLAQSSRHLFGPTSAPALPLKHQVVSIEGLLSKLTYLKPEEIVQVKKAFQFSDAAHLGQYRHSGEPYITHPVAVAELCATWRLDAPSIMAALLHDVIEDTGCTKADLVEKFGNKVAELVEGLTKLDKLEFQSHAEAQAESFRKMFMAMARDVRVILVKLADRTHNMRTLDAVPMEKRRRVAAETIEIYAPIAHRLGLNIIYRDLQDLSFRYSMPMRFRVIEGAVKRARGNRKEMVEKILQASRMAFAKANLEVDLRGREKTLYSIYNKMRAKHVSFSQVLDVYAFRVTVGSIDECYRSLGILHSLFKPMPGKFKDYIAIPKLNGYQSLHTTLLGPSGVPVEFQIRTTDMHAVAEAGVAAHWAYKDGSPDMSEVQNRAHQWLQSLIDIQDSSGDSQEFLEHVKIDLFPDAVYVFTPKGQIRALPRGATALDFAYSIHSDLGNTCVAVKVNGLQLPLRSELKNGDIIEVVTSGNSQPNPGWLAFVRTGKARASIRHSLKTKHYSESLQLGERLLANGLRQQGVDAALLTPEIWEKLMHWTGDKTREEACVNIALGRRSPQELAIRLKILIDDEGGGEQMRLGAADWVAPNQESHQHQRQAILVDGREGNSIHFQSCCHPIPGDGIIGYLGKGEGLQVHIHDCSVALRMLSKDSDKWVEVEWAKELNREFEVDLAIDTRQGKGVLARVASSVTSADSNIMNVSMEDRFKEDSVTIRFTIQVYDRLHLSKVMRSLRTNPDVMRVTRTRAL
- the greB gene encoding transcription elongation factor GreB, yielding MEEKNYITPAGHERIKTELLQLLNLDRPEVVKVVHWAASNGDRSENGDYIYGKKRLREIDRRIRFLNKRLEFAVVVDNLARKTGDADAEQIFFGATVSYSPLEGKNAGKETTITIVGVDEVDLEKNHVSWVSPIAKALIKARLGDCVTIQTPTGPTEIEILDVQYL